A region of Phaeodactylum tricornutum CCAP 1055/1 chromosome 14, whole genome shotgun sequence DNA encodes the following proteins:
- a CDS encoding predicted protein codes for RVVLALSGGVDSAVAAALLQETYGSSNNSDIGSAVLQTVHMSNWNSNTQDDDSIASCTSEQDWKDATAVAEHLRLNLTRQHFEREYWNQVFEPYVNDILRGTMGNPDIGCNVHVKFGALREFADWVLRWGWDQPPSPHYSHHNHQYQTPPPLLLAAADPSKDQSYFLSACAGYQLSNVLFPLGEYYKKENPSNDGKPTVRQLAKDYNLPNANKRESMGICFVGKRQSGFGDFLHEYLPHPLRPLQFVDVDTGAVLPAPTPKNAHAVLYTIGQGAKISGASEKYFVVDSDVAQNRVLVCAGTHHPALYADSLVLETVYWTAGEMPGPLQKRGRLRLQCRIRHLQPLIDCELRVELDGSLTVYFDKAVRGITPGQTAAFYALDGLLCLGGGPIERR; via the exons CGGGTTGTCTTGGCCTTGTCGGGTGGGGTCGACtcggccgtggcggcggctcTTTTACAGGAAACCTacggcagcagcaacaattcCGACATTGGTAGCGCGGTACTACAAACCGTGCACATGTCCAACTGGAATTCCAATACACAAGACGACGATTCCATCGCGTCGTGTACGTCGGAACAGGATTGGAAGGATGCGACGGCGGTCGCGGAGCACTTGCGACTCAACCTGACACGACAGCACTTTGAACGTGAGTACTGGAATCAAGTCTTTGAACCGTACGTGAACGATATTTTACGGGGAACTATGGGCAATCCCGACATTGGCTGTAACGTGCACGTCAAATTTGGTGCCTTGCGCGAGTTT GCCGACTGGGTATTGCGTTGGGGATGGGACCAGCCTCCATCGCCGCACTACTCGCACCACAATCATCAGTACCAGACGCCTCCTCCCTTGCTATTAGCCGCCGCGGATCCCAGCAAAGATCAATCCTACTTTTTGTCAGCCTGTGCCGGATACCAGCTATCAAACGTGCTCTTTCCTCTGGGGGAGTATTACAAAAAGGAGAACCCTTCGAACGACGGGAAACCCACCGTGCGACAGCTTGCGAAGGACTATAATTTACCCAACGCTAACAAACGTGAAAGTATGGGTATTTGTTTCGTCGGCAAACGCCAATCGGGTTTCGGAGACTTTCTACACGAATACTTGCCACATCCGTTACGTCCGTTGCAATTCGTGGACGTCGATACGGGTGCGGTACTCCCCGCGCCGACACCGAAAAACGCCCACGCTGTACTCTACACCATAGGTCAAGGGGCCAAGATTTCCGGCGCGTCGGAGAAGTACTTTGTCGTGGACTCGGATGTCGCACAGAATCGCGTCTTGGTATGTGCCGGTACGCATCATCCCGCACTGTACGCCGATTCATTGGTGCTAGAAACCGTGTACTGGACGGCGGGAGAAATGCCGGGACCGTTGCAGAAACGCGGTCGATTGCGCTTACAATGTCGCATTCGACACTTGCAGCCACTGATAGATTGCGAATTGCGGGTGGAATTGGACGGATCATTGACGGTTTATTTCGACAAGGCTGTACGTGGGATCACTCCGGGTCAAACGGCCGCTTTCTACGCCTTGGACGGACTTCTCTGCCTTGGTGGTGGCCCGATCGAGCGGCGT